In Zunongwangia profunda SM-A87, the following proteins share a genomic window:
- a CDS encoding acyltransferase family protein: protein MARSRYLSLDILRGMTVALMILVNNPGSWATIYAPFKHAAWHGFTLTDLVFPTFLFVVGNAMSFSFKKMNSWSTPEFLTKTFKRAAIIFLIGLGLSYYPFVRRTDGEFILKNILDIRIMGVLQRIAVCYLLAAIAIRFLKKKWLVVLSVFILLLYWFLLWYFGGSAPYSLEANAALKFDLLVFNEENLYHGFGIPFDPEGLLSCLPAVVNVIFGYLAGRFIQQSVNKKKLVIQLVIAGLAMISLALVWDVILPVNKPIWTSSYVILSTGWDFIILGALIGILEIAEFKSWSRFFEPFGKNPLFIFVLSGVVVLTMGLIFIGDTSLKGWIYQNVFLSWLSPYNASLLYALLFLILMWLIAYILDKKKIYIKV, encoded by the coding sequence ATGGCTCGCTCTCGTTATTTATCCCTGGATATTCTGCGCGGAATGACGGTTGCCCTTATGATACTGGTAAATAATCCGGGAAGTTGGGCTACGATTTATGCGCCTTTTAAGCATGCTGCCTGGCATGGATTTACACTAACAGATCTGGTATTTCCTACCTTTCTATTTGTAGTTGGGAATGCGATGAGTTTTAGTTTTAAAAAAATGAATTCGTGGAGTACTCCTGAATTCCTGACAAAAACATTTAAAAGGGCGGCAATTATATTTCTTATTGGTTTAGGGCTCTCCTATTATCCTTTTGTTAGGCGTACAGACGGAGAATTTATCCTAAAGAATATTCTGGATATTAGGATTATGGGTGTTTTACAGCGTATTGCTGTTTGTTATTTGCTGGCAGCAATCGCTATTCGGTTTCTAAAGAAAAAATGGCTTGTTGTTTTATCGGTTTTTATCCTGTTGTTGTACTGGTTCTTATTATGGTATTTTGGCGGTAGCGCTCCCTATAGTCTTGAAGCAAACGCTGCTTTAAAATTTGATCTTTTGGTGTTTAATGAAGAAAACCTTTATCATGGTTTTGGAATTCCTTTTGATCCCGAAGGTTTATTAAGTTGTCTTCCGGCGGTAGTCAATGTGATATTTGGTTATCTGGCCGGCAGGTTTATCCAGCAAAGTGTAAATAAGAAAAAACTGGTTATCCAATTGGTTATTGCCGGTTTAGCAATGATTAGCCTCGCGCTGGTCTGGGATGTAATATTACCTGTTAATAAACCAATCTGGACCAGTTCTTATGTCATCCTAAGCACCGGATGGGATTTTATAATTCTTGGCGCCCTTATAGGAATATTAGAAATCGCCGAATTTAAATCATGGAGCAGGTTTTTTGAACCTTTTGGTAAAAATCCGTTATTCATTTTTGTGCTCTCCGGTGTGGTAGTGTTAACAATGGGACTTATATTTATTGGCGATACCTCCTTAAAAGGCTGGATTTACCAAAATGTATTTTTAAGCTGGTTATCTCCTTATAATGCATCGCTTTTGTATGCGTTATTATTTTTAATACTTATGTGGCTTATTGCCTATATTTTAGACAAAAAGAAAATTTATATCAAAGTTTAA
- a CDS encoding ROK family transcriptional regulator, giving the protein MSLNLQDFLIEDAQLEEMSNVERKKVHQKTRIIKHMFLNGDTSNAEICSKFGISLPTSMALINQLLDDGIVIKKGRGKSEGGRKPDLYGLKEHSFFVLSIHIERFKIKLALIDNNHSIVKEEVLETQISPNSNIVDLLYDFAEAFLKASEIDHKKIMGVGISMPGLVSSEEGKNFTYYLTEQDPASLRDKFEDRFKKPVAILNDAKSASLAEFHFGLAKEKENVLVISMDWGVGLGIIMGGKIQTGVSGFAGEFGHIPMVEDGTLCHCGKRGCLETEASGLALVRKVKEGLEQGQTSVLNTLSDEALEKLEPDTIVEAANKGDQFAINSLSEIGISLGKGIAILIQIFNPELIVLEGKIAKAKQFITTPIQQSMNIYCMMQLKEKTNIELSNLGNNSSLYGGTIAVMDSIFRNQITMIKSHLS; this is encoded by the coding sequence ATGAGTCTAAATTTACAGGATTTTCTAATAGAAGATGCTCAGTTAGAAGAAATGAGCAATGTTGAACGTAAAAAGGTTCATCAAAAAACAAGAATCATAAAACATATGTTTCTAAATGGTGATACCTCTAATGCTGAAATCTGTTCAAAATTTGGCATTAGCCTTCCAACCTCTATGGCGCTTATCAATCAGTTGCTGGATGATGGGATCGTAATTAAAAAAGGACGCGGAAAATCTGAAGGTGGTCGTAAACCCGATCTTTATGGATTAAAAGAGCATTCTTTTTTCGTGTTAAGTATCCATATAGAGCGCTTTAAGATTAAACTGGCCCTTATAGACAACAATCATAGTATTGTAAAAGAAGAGGTGCTTGAAACGCAAATTTCCCCAAATTCTAATATTGTAGATCTCTTATATGATTTTGCTGAAGCCTTTTTAAAAGCCTCGGAAATCGATCATAAAAAGATAATGGGCGTAGGTATTAGTATGCCAGGCCTGGTATCTTCTGAAGAAGGAAAAAACTTTACCTACTACCTTACCGAGCAGGATCCCGCTTCACTTAGAGATAAATTTGAAGATCGCTTTAAGAAGCCTGTTGCTATTTTAAACGATGCCAAAAGTGCTTCTTTAGCTGAATTTCATTTTGGACTCGCCAAAGAAAAAGAAAATGTACTGGTTATCTCGATGGATTGGGGTGTTGGTTTGGGTATTATTATGGGCGGAAAGATACAAACCGGTGTTTCCGGATTTGCCGGTGAATTTGGCCATATTCCAATGGTAGAAGATGGTACGCTTTGTCATTGCGGAAAAAGAGGATGCCTGGAAACCGAAGCCTCTGGTCTGGCGCTGGTTAGAAAAGTAAAAGAAGGCCTGGAGCAGGGACAAACTTCCGTATTAAATACGCTCTCGGATGAAGCACTCGAAAAACTCGAACCAGATACTATTGTAGAAGCCGCTAATAAAGGTGATCAATTTGCGATAAACTCGCTTTCTGAAATAGGCATAAGCCTGGGAAAAGGTATTGCTATTTTAATACAAATCTTTAACCCGGAACTTATCGTTCTTGAAGGAAAAATTGCAAAAGCCAAACAATTTATTACCACTCCTATTCAGCAATCCATGAACATTTATTGCATGATGCAGCTGAAGGAAAAAACGAATATAGAATTATCGAATCTTGGAAATAATTCCAGCCTGTATGGTGGTACCATTGCGGTTATGGATAGTATTTTCAGGAATCAGATTACAATGATAAAATCACATTTAAGTTAA
- a CDS encoding outer membrane beta-barrel protein codes for MKTFLPLILLAFIVFIPNRVFSQNQVRGQIVDKENQPVSFANVVLLNAKDSVSVIKGMISEDDGSFLFEEIENRPYVLKISFLGFADYIKRFEVEGNTNLGKIELQETSNSLDEVTVKARKPKIERKIDRISFNVENSVISSLNTYEILKRTPGVIVSQGELLVKNRPATVYINDRKVYLSTAELEQLLSGLSGENVKSVEVITTPPARYEAEGSGAILNIVMSKNPSIGYKGSVNASNTVAVLPKYSLGTSQYYKTNNLNAFASYNFNANNIYKNDESNVTYFEPDGSENSTWLGDFERDTKNYAHSLNTILDFTLSEKSSLSLSANLNFTPKNDSDLNGQTDIYSASGSLDSLFTTDSRLENEAKNMLFNADFSTSLGENGAKLSAQVNYIRYDKDQDQDLNTTYFYGNGDEIRNNIIMTRAMQNSDIYTGQVDITTNMGSLPVETGIKYAGITSNSALDFYNNTFALQVDELSDALDYDENIYAAYFSTSKELGKWSLKAGLRGEYTDISGISAQNGLVNDQDYFQLFPTFYAMRSLGEESSISLEYNRRIERPRFQSLNPFQYYINENNVKEGNPALVPGIANKVLFNYSYKGALFFDLYWDRVDHSPSVLSFQDNQNQLLRTVNDNLDYTQQFSLDITYANFVTNWYYLYGYLSGFYMENQIYARESAAETYTIDTFSAFLNVGNYFYFGGDGTFSGNVNTYFLPNILAGSYKYENPQFGLDLGLRKTFMNNKISVSINAEDILRTMNIPMQSQYLNQDNGFYAISETRRITFGVRYNFGNFRLNDNNRAINADEETRLKERQVLD; via the coding sequence ATGAAAACATTTCTACCTTTAATACTCTTAGCGTTTATTGTATTTATACCTAACCGTGTGTTTTCGCAAAATCAGGTTAGAGGGCAAATCGTAGATAAAGAGAATCAGCCGGTTAGTTTTGCGAATGTTGTTTTGTTAAATGCTAAAGATTCTGTTTCGGTAATAAAAGGAATGATTTCTGAAGATGACGGGAGTTTTCTCTTCGAGGAAATAGAAAACCGTCCCTATGTCTTAAAAATCAGTTTTTTAGGTTTTGCAGATTATATAAAGCGTTTTGAGGTTGAAGGGAATACTAATCTTGGGAAAATCGAACTTCAGGAAACCAGTAACAGTTTAGATGAGGTTACCGTAAAAGCCAGAAAGCCGAAAATTGAACGAAAAATAGACCGAATTTCATTTAATGTGGAAAATTCGGTTATCTCTAGTTTAAACACTTACGAAATTTTAAAACGTACTCCGGGGGTAATTGTTAGTCAGGGTGAATTACTGGTAAAAAACCGTCCTGCAACTGTGTATATCAACGATCGCAAGGTGTATTTATCCACCGCAGAATTAGAGCAGTTACTTTCTGGATTAAGTGGTGAAAATGTAAAATCTGTAGAGGTGATTACCACGCCGCCGGCACGCTATGAAGCTGAAGGTAGCGGTGCGATTTTAAATATTGTAATGTCCAAAAATCCATCGATTGGTTATAAAGGAAGTGTAAATGCTTCAAACACTGTTGCGGTGTTACCTAAATACAGTTTGGGAACCAGCCAGTATTATAAAACCAATAATCTAAATGCTTTTGCAAGTTATAACTTCAACGCAAATAATATCTATAAAAACGACGAAAGCAATGTGACGTATTTTGAGCCGGATGGTTCAGAAAATTCTACCTGGCTTGGGGATTTTGAGCGTGATACTAAAAACTATGCTCATAGTTTAAATACGATTTTAGATTTTACGCTTTCAGAAAAAAGTAGTTTAAGCCTGAGTGCCAATTTAAATTTCACTCCAAAGAACGATTCAGATTTAAACGGGCAAACAGATATTTACAGTGCTTCCGGGAGTTTAGATTCCTTATTTACTACCGATAGCCGTCTGGAAAATGAAGCTAAAAACATGCTTTTTAATGCTGATTTTTCAACCAGCTTAGGAGAAAACGGGGCTAAATTATCAGCTCAGGTCAATTATATTCGTTATGATAAAGATCAGGATCAGGATTTAAACACCACTTATTTTTATGGCAATGGCGATGAGATTAGAAATAATATCATCATGACCAGAGCCATGCAAAACTCAGATATTTATACGGGTCAGGTAGATATTACCACAAACATGGGAAGTCTTCCTGTTGAAACCGGAATAAAATATGCCGGAATTACTTCGAATAGCGCCCTTGATTTTTACAATAACACGTTTGCTTTGCAGGTAGACGAACTTTCGGATGCTTTGGATTACGATGAGAATATCTATGCGGCTTATTTTAGCACGTCTAAAGAATTGGGAAAATGGAGCCTAAAAGCGGGTTTACGAGGAGAGTATACTGATATCAGCGGGATTTCGGCTCAAAACGGACTTGTAAACGATCAGGATTATTTTCAGTTATTTCCCACGTTTTACGCGATGCGAAGTTTAGGAGAAGAAAGCTCGATAAGCCTGGAGTATAACCGGAGAATTGAACGTCCCCGGTTTCAGAGTTTAAATCCGTTTCAATACTACATTAACGAGAATAATGTAAAAGAAGGAAACCCTGCTTTAGTACCGGGAATTGCTAATAAAGTATTATTTAATTATTCCTATAAAGGGGCATTGTTTTTTGATTTATACTGGGATAGGGTAGATCATTCACCTTCGGTCTTATCATTTCAGGATAACCAAAATCAGCTGTTAAGAACGGTAAATGATAACTTAGATTATACCCAGCAATTTAGCCTGGATATTACCTATGCTAATTTTGTGACCAATTGGTATTACCTCTATGGCTATCTTTCCGGGTTTTATATGGAAAACCAGATTTACGCCAGGGAAAGTGCTGCTGAAACCTATACAATCGATACTTTTAGCGCTTTTCTTAATGTTGGGAACTATTTTTATTTTGGTGGAGATGGTACCTTTAGCGGAAATGTGAATACGTATTTTTTACCTAATATTCTGGCGGGATCGTATAAATACGAGAATCCACAGTTTGGTTTGGATTTGGGACTCCGCAAAACCTTTATGAATAATAAAATTTCGGTTTCTATCAATGCTGAAGATATACTGAGAACCATGAACATCCCGATGCAAAGCCAGTATTTAAATCAGGATAACGGATTCTATGCGATTTCTGAAACCAGAAGAATAACGTTTGGAGTGCGTTACAATTTTGGAAATTTCAGGTTAAACGATAATAACCGTGCCATTAATGCAGATGAAGAAACCAGACTTAAAGAAAGACAGGTGTTAGATTAA
- the nagB gene encoding glucosamine-6-phosphate deaminase: MARLNLLEETRFEKLPVKVYKDEQAASVKVAKRIAKIIKKKQEKGKKAVLGLATGATPVKVYEELIRLHKEEGLSFKNVITFNLDEYYPMQPDENQSYVKFMDENLFNHVDIPRENINIPDGTLEKDAIAEFCLAYERKITEVGGLDLQILGIGRTGHIGFNEPGSAPNSGTRLVTLDDLTRRDASRDFGGKENVPTKAITMGIGTIFKAREIILMAWSKKKAPIIKKAVEGEISGSVPATYLQLNEHVEFILDKDAASELTRFDTPWLVKDCSWDKEQIKKAVIWLSNEVEKPILKLTDEDYNSHGMAQLATEKGPAYNINIDVFNQLQHTITGWPGGKPNADDTQRPERAEPAKKRSIIFSPHPDDDVISMGGTFIRLVDQGHDVHVAYQTSGNTAVWDTDVLRYVEFAIDFNKSIGEDTAKLEEIYENINTFITEKRPNDIDLREIMDVKGFIRKTEAIAGARYAGLVDENIHFMALPFYETGKKVKSPVTEEDVKITMELLQKVKPHQIFAAGDFADPHGTHIVCFNIILEAMNRLRETEEWTKNCWLWMYRGAWQEFDIHDIEMAVPLSPQEVARKREAIFKHQSQKDTPVFPGDDEREFWVRAEERNSETAMAYHNLGLANYEAIEAFVRWKF, translated from the coding sequence ATGGCCAGATTAAATCTCTTAGAAGAAACACGTTTTGAGAAGCTCCCTGTAAAAGTATATAAGGACGAGCAAGCCGCTTCTGTAAAAGTTGCAAAACGTATTGCTAAGATTATTAAAAAAAAGCAGGAAAAAGGAAAAAAAGCTGTTTTAGGTCTAGCAACCGGAGCGACTCCTGTAAAAGTTTATGAAGAGCTTATCCGACTTCATAAAGAAGAAGGGCTTAGCTTTAAAAACGTTATTACCTTTAATCTGGACGAATATTATCCCATGCAGCCGGATGAAAACCAGAGCTATGTAAAGTTCATGGACGAAAATCTGTTTAATCATGTGGATATCCCAAGAGAAAATATCAACATCCCGGATGGTACGCTAGAAAAAGATGCTATTGCTGAATTTTGCCTGGCTTATGAAAGAAAAATTACCGAAGTTGGTGGTTTAGACTTACAAATCCTTGGTATTGGTAGAACAGGGCATATTGGTTTTAACGAACCGGGATCTGCACCAAACAGTGGTACTCGTTTAGTTACACTGGATGATCTTACCAGGCGTGATGCCTCCCGTGATTTTGGGGGTAAAGAAAATGTACCTACCAAAGCCATCACGATGGGAATTGGCACCATCTTTAAAGCGCGTGAAATTATTTTAATGGCATGGAGCAAGAAAAAAGCACCCATCATTAAAAAAGCGGTTGAAGGTGAAATTTCTGGCAGTGTACCCGCCACCTACCTGCAGTTAAATGAGCATGTTGAGTTTATCTTGGATAAAGATGCTGCCTCAGAATTAACAAGATTCGATACCCCATGGTTAGTAAAAGACTGTAGCTGGGATAAAGAGCAAATTAAAAAAGCAGTAATATGGTTATCTAACGAGGTGGAAAAACCGATCCTGAAGTTAACCGACGAAGATTACAACAGTCACGGTATGGCACAACTGGCCACCGAAAAAGGACCGGCTTATAACATCAATATCGACGTATTTAACCAGTTACAACATACCATCACCGGTTGGCCTGGTGGTAAACCTAATGCTGATGATACCCAACGCCCGGAACGTGCCGAACCCGCTAAAAAGCGATCGATTATTTTTAGTCCGCATCCTGACGACGATGTAATTTCTATGGGAGGTACGTTTATTAGACTGGTAGATCAGGGACATGATGTTCATGTGGCTTACCAAACCTCTGGAAACACTGCAGTTTGGGATACCGATGTTTTACGTTATGTAGAATTTGCCATCGATTTTAATAAAAGTATTGGGGAAGACACCGCCAAACTTGAAGAAATTTACGAGAATATAAATACGTTTATTACCGAAAAACGTCCTAATGATATCGATCTTCGTGAAATCATGGATGTTAAAGGTTTTATACGTAAAACCGAAGCTATTGCCGGTGCGCGATATGCCGGTCTTGTAGATGAAAACATTCATTTTATGGCCTTACCGTTTTACGAAACAGGTAAAAAAGTAAAAAGCCCGGTAACTGAAGAAGACGTTAAGATTACGATGGAGCTACTTCAAAAAGTAAAACCTCATCAAATCTTTGCAGCTGGTGATTTTGCCGATCCTCATGGTACCCATATCGTTTGTTTCAACATTATTTTAGAGGCTATGAATCGTCTTCGTGAAACAGAAGAATGGACCAAAAACTGCTGGTTATGGATGTATAGAGGTGCATGGCAGGAATTTGATATCCACGATATCGAAATGGCCGTACCGCTTTCTCCACAAGAAGTAGCTAGAAAACGCGAAGCGATCTTTAAGCACCAGTCGCAAAAAGATACTCCGGTATTCCCCGGTGACGATGAACGCGAATTCTGGGTACGTGCCGAAGAAAGAAACAGCGAAACCGCAATGGCTTACCATAACCTGGGACTTGCCAATTACGAAGCTATTGAGGCTTTTGTTCGCTGGAAATTTTAG
- a CDS encoding glycoside hydrolase family 3 N-terminal domain-containing protein — translation MRLFSLTKLVLTLIVFCGIQLNSYAQQQPEFLEYTNSKWVDSIMQDLTPNERIAQLIMVAAYSNRDLKHKEAILKLIKEQKIGGLIFFQGTAKKQVQLMNDYQLVSKVPLLGAIDAEWGLGMRLDNTISFPYQMALGAIQNDTLLYKMGEEVARQVKRTGLHMNFAPVVDVNNNPNNPVINYRSFGENKEKVAEKGIAYMRGMQDQKILTTAKHFPGHGDTDTDSHKALPQINHPFTRLDSLEMYPFKKLIDAGIGGVMVAHLNIPALDSSGVPSTLSKKIISGILKEKLGFKGLIVTDAMNMKGVTTGNEPGVVDKKAIIAGNDLLEFTEDVPKAIAEIRKAIDQGIISQAAIDEKCRKVLAVKQWVGLNHYEPLKTANIDKELNNSYAEYIQQKLVEKSLTVLKNDQELIPLRRLDTLKIASISIGADKKTAFQENLGWYTKIDHFQLKDKATASQISAVKEKLKDYNVVIAGLHDHSKYPRNVIRYSDAVLKFIAEIAQNEHTIFSVFKNPYTLNKMDNIEDAAVLIEAYQDSELSEQKVAQLIFGGFKADGKLPVSVGKKFKAGDGLETSEKIRFAYTTPQDAGMNADFLASGIDSLMQQAMDAKAIPGGVVLVAKDEKIVFQKAYGLHKYSDTVKTKTSDIFDLASVTKISSALPALMKLQDEGKFSLEEGIDEYLPYFRNSNKAGIPFRQIFAHQARFKPWIAYWQNTLRKNGSYKWNTFKKDSSARFPVKVSENMWLHRNYKKKIYKAIKKSPLEDKAEYKYSGLAFYLLPQIVENLTGEDYRKYLKDNFYSKLGATTLGYRPMESFELARIVPTESDFDFRHKPIHGSVHDEGAIMMGGVSANAGLFSDANDLAKLMQMYLNMGEYGGERYITEATFKEWTKTQFPDNNNRRAIGFDKPNLEYAGPNNNTAKDASTASFGHTGFTGTMVWMDPKQDLLFVFLSNRVLPTRDNTRLYSLNTRTQIQQVLYDAIKK, via the coding sequence ATGCGATTATTTTCCCTTACGAAACTCGTTTTAACCTTAATTGTTTTCTGCGGAATCCAATTGAATTCCTATGCCCAACAACAGCCCGAATTTTTAGAGTATACCAATAGTAAATGGGTAGATTCTATAATGCAGGATTTAACGCCTAATGAACGCATTGCGCAACTTATTATGGTGGCGGCTTATTCTAACAGGGATTTAAAACATAAAGAAGCGATCTTAAAACTCATTAAAGAGCAAAAAATAGGCGGACTCATTTTTTTTCAGGGAACGGCGAAAAAGCAGGTGCAGTTAATGAACGATTATCAGTTAGTATCTAAAGTGCCGCTTTTGGGCGCTATCGATGCTGAATGGGGTTTGGGAATGCGATTGGATAATACTATCAGTTTCCCGTATCAAATGGCATTAGGTGCTATCCAGAACGATACCTTATTATACAAGATGGGGGAAGAAGTGGCGCGACAGGTTAAGCGAACCGGTTTGCACATGAATTTTGCTCCCGTTGTAGATGTGAACAATAACCCGAATAATCCGGTGATTAATTACCGAAGCTTTGGCGAGAATAAAGAAAAAGTGGCCGAAAAAGGCATCGCGTATATGAGAGGAATGCAGGATCAAAAAATCCTGACCACTGCCAAACATTTTCCCGGGCATGGCGATACCGATACCGATTCGCATAAGGCGCTGCCACAAATAAACCATCCATTTACAAGATTGGATAGCTTAGAGATGTATCCGTTTAAGAAATTAATCGATGCCGGGATTGGTGGTGTGATGGTCGCCCATTTAAATATTCCGGCCCTGGATAGCAGTGGTGTTCCTTCTACTTTATCTAAGAAGATCATCAGCGGAATTTTAAAAGAGAAACTTGGCTTTAAAGGTTTGATCGTAACAGATGCCATGAACATGAAAGGGGTGACAACTGGAAATGAACCTGGAGTGGTAGACAAAAAAGCGATCATTGCCGGGAACGATTTGTTAGAGTTTACCGAGGATGTGCCTAAAGCAATTGCCGAAATTCGAAAAGCGATCGATCAGGGTATCATTTCTCAGGCAGCTATCGATGAAAAATGCCGAAAAGTACTGGCCGTAAAACAATGGGTAGGTCTAAACCATTATGAGCCGCTAAAAACAGCCAATATCGATAAAGAGCTGAATAATTCGTATGCTGAATATATTCAGCAGAAATTAGTGGAAAAGTCCCTTACGGTTTTAAAAAACGATCAGGAACTTATTCCGCTTCGAAGATTGGATACGTTAAAAATTGCCAGTATTTCTATAGGCGCCGATAAGAAAACAGCTTTTCAGGAAAATTTAGGGTGGTATACCAAAATCGATCATTTTCAGCTTAAAGATAAAGCTACCGCGAGCCAGATTTCTGCAGTAAAAGAAAAATTAAAAGATTATAATGTAGTGATTGCCGGTTTACATGATCATAGTAAATACCCAAGAAACGTCATTCGGTATTCTGATGCGGTTTTAAAATTTATTGCTGAAATTGCCCAAAACGAGCATACGATTTTTAGCGTTTTTAAAAATCCGTATACCTTAAATAAAATGGATAATATTGAAGATGCGGCGGTTTTAATTGAAGCTTACCAGGATTCTGAATTATCCGAACAAAAAGTAGCGCAACTTATTTTTGGCGGATTTAAAGCAGACGGAAAACTACCGGTAAGTGTAGGAAAGAAATTTAAAGCCGGTGATGGTCTAGAAACATCCGAAAAAATAAGATTTGCCTATACCACTCCTCAAGATGCAGGAATGAATGCAGATTTTTTAGCAAGTGGGATAGATTCTCTAATGCAGCAGGCGATGGATGCCAAAGCGATTCCCGGCGGAGTGGTTTTAGTGGCCAAAGATGAAAAGATCGTATTTCAAAAGGCTTATGGCTTACATAAATACAGCGATACGGTAAAAACAAAAACATCAGATATTTTTGATCTGGCCTCGGTAACTAAGATTTCTTCAGCTTTACCGGCCCTGATGAAATTACAGGATGAGGGGAAGTTCAGTTTAGAAGAAGGGATTGATGAGTACCTGCCGTATTTTAGAAATTCCAATAAAGCGGGTATTCCGTTTCGGCAAATATTTGCACATCAGGCAAGGTTTAAACCCTGGATTGCATACTGGCAAAATACCTTAAGAAAAAACGGAAGTTATAAATGGAATACCTTTAAAAAAGATTCTTCAGCCCGCTTTCCGGTAAAAGTAAGTGAGAATATGTGGTTGCACCGCAATTACAAAAAGAAAATATATAAGGCCATAAAAAAGTCTCCCTTAGAAGATAAAGCAGAATATAAATATTCCGGACTCGCGTTTTACCTGCTTCCGCAGATTGTAGAAAACTTGACCGGAGAAGATTATCGCAAGTACCTCAAAGATAATTTTTATTCGAAATTAGGAGCGACAACTTTAGGTTATCGCCCAATGGAAAGCTTTGAACTTGCCAGAATTGTGCCTACAGAAAGTGATTTTGATTTTCGGCATAAACCCATTCATGGGAGTGTGCATGATGAAGGTGCGATAATGATGGGTGGGGTTTCAGCAAATGCCGGCCTTTTTTCTGATGCAAACGACCTGGCAAAACTCATGCAAATGTATTTGAATATGGGCGAATACGGGGGAGAGCGTTATATTACAGAAGCTACGTTTAAGGAATGGACCAAAACACAATTTCCTGATAATAATAACCGTCGTGCCATAGGCTTTGATAAACCTAATTTAGAATATGCGGGACCTAACAATAATACCGCAAAAGACGCCAGTACCGCTAGTTTTGGGCATACCGGTTTTACCGGAACCATGGTTTGGATGGATCCTAAACAAGATTTGCTTTTTGTGTTTTTATCAAACAGGGTTTTACCCACAAGAGACAATACACGGCTCTACAGCTTAAATACCCGCACGCAAATTCAGCAGGTGTTATATGATGCTATAAAAAAATAA
- a CDS encoding N-acetylmuramoyl-L-alanine amidase codes for MTYFRKILILGGLGLLISCSSNPYRTTNKIYKKKAKAYAKELSRFPLEENPNDSALNYGEYAVGTTNFNLRRPNFVVIHHTAQDSTIQTLNTFTIPRTQVSSHYVIGDDGAVFHMLNNYYRAWHGGVGQWGHTTDLNSASIGIELDNNGKEAFSEAQISSLLDVLKQLKEDYKIPAANFVGHLDIAPGRKTDPSADFPWKRLAEEGYGIWYDAERIENIQFEHQFFTENHLKIDNINPAFKQRIPLLDRYLFPDVIPSDFTIAEALRIIGYNIDDLDAAIKSFQIHFLQEKDHVNGILNAEGIKILYDLYQKSLLEARS; via the coding sequence ATGACATATTTTAGAAAAATTTTGATTTTAGGAGGTTTGGGTTTGTTGATCTCATGTTCTTCAAACCCTTACCGTACTACCAATAAAATATATAAGAAAAAGGCGAAAGCCTATGCTAAAGAACTTAGTAGATTCCCACTAGAGGAAAACCCTAATGATTCCGCACTCAATTACGGTGAGTATGCTGTGGGAACTACTAATTTCAACCTTAGACGACCCAATTTTGTAGTAATCCATCATACCGCACAGGATTCTACAATTCAAACCTTAAATACATTTACTATTCCCAGAACCCAGGTGAGCTCACACTACGTGATTGGTGATGACGGAGCGGTTTTTCATATGCTTAACAATTATTATCGTGCCTGGCATGGTGGTGTTGGGCAGTGGGGACATACTACCGATCTTAATTCGGCTTCTATAGGAATCGAACTCGATAATAACGGAAAAGAAGCCTTTTCTGAGGCTCAAATTTCAAGTTTACTGGATGTATTAAAACAACTCAAAGAAGACTATAAAATACCTGCGGCAAATTTCGTAGGGCATCTTGATATCGCTCCCGGCAGAAAAACTGATCCAAGCGCCGATTTTCCCTGGAAACGCCTCGCTGAAGAAGGCTACGGAATATGGTATGATGCCGAGCGTATCGAAAATATCCAGTTTGAGCACCAATTTTTTACAGAGAATCATCTGAAAATCGATAATATCAATCCTGCTTTTAAACAACGTATCCCGTTACTGGATCGATATCTATTTCCAGATGTGATCCCATCTGACTTTACCATCGCGGAAGCCTTAAGAATTATAGGTTATAACATTGATGATCTTGATGCCGCGATTAAAAGCTTTCAGATCCATTTTCTTCAGGAAAAAGACCATGTAAACGGAATTTTAAACGCTGAAGGAATAAAAATTCTTTATGATTTATATCAAAAATCGCTTTTGGAAGCACGAAGTTAG